CGCTGGACCCCGCCGCGCGCGAGCGGCTGGCCGCGGAGCTGGCGCCGCTGGACGACGCCGAGCTCCTCGCCCGGCTGCGCGAGGTGGACCCGGAGGCCGCGGAGCGCTTCTCCACCTGGGGCGGGCGGCAGCGGATCCTGCGCGCGCTGGAGGTGCCGCTGCTCACCGGTCGGACGCTGGCCTGGTGGCACGCGAACTCCCCGCCGGAGGCCCCCGCGGTGCCGGTGCTCTCCTTCGTGTTGGAGGTCCCGCGCCCCCTCCTACGGGAGCGGGTGGACCGCCGGGTCACGGAGATGGTGGAGGCGGGGCTGCTGGAAGAGGTACGCAGTCTGCTGGAGCGCTACGGCCCCGACGCGCCGGGGCTGAACGCGCACGGGTACGCCGAGCTGATCCCGTACTTCCGCGGCGAGCGGACGCTGGAGGAGGCGCTGGAGCTGGTGCGCCGCAACACGCGCGCGTACACGAAGCGCCAGGCCACCTGGTTCCGGCACCAGCTCCCCCCCGGCGCCGTCTGGCTGGACGCGACCCGGCCGCGGGAGGAGCTGGCGGAGGAGATCGCGCGGGG
The genomic region above belongs to Longimicrobiaceae bacterium and contains:
- the miaA gene encoding tRNA (adenosine(37)-N6)-dimethylallyltransferase MiaA, which translates into the protein MTPHALALVGPTASGKTALSIAVARRLDAEVVSMDSRSVYRGTDVGTAKPTPEERGGIPHHGIDLVEPSTRFSAGDFGRYARAKIAEIRGRGRVPMLVGGTGFFLRALTHPIFREPPLDPAARERLAAELAPLDDAELLARLREVDPEAAERFSTWGGRQRILRALEVPLLTGRTLAWWHANSPPEAPAVPVLSFVLEVPRPLLRERVDRRVTEMVEAGLLEEVRSLLERYGPDAPGLNAHGYAELIPYFRGERTLEEALELVRRNTRAYTKRQATWFRHQLPPGAVWLDATRPREELAEEIARGWREAPSPPDPLSPASGRKGENDNGAA